From Ignatzschineria sp. RMDPL8A, a single genomic window includes:
- the gltP gene encoding glutamate/aspartate:proton symporter GltP: MKGFKLTLAWQILIALILGIAVGTVLHNQPETATWVDGLIQNGFKPAGEIFIRLIKMIVVPIVFATIVVGVAGMGDSKKLGRIGFKSILYFEIITTIAIVVGITAANLFHPGTGIDVSALTQSDISQYAQGAVSVQHDNHFVKTLLGLIPTNIVDSMAKGDMLAIIFFAVIFGVSLAGLSSDKRNPLINVLNSVAETMFRVTNLIMRYAPIGVFALIAVTVTQFGFESLIPLLKLVVLVYAAIIFFAIVVLGGVAKLFGLNIFKLMAILKDELILAYSTSSSESVLPRIMQKMEAYGAPKAITGFVIPTGYSFNLDGSTLYQSIAAIFVAQLFGIDLSIWQEITLVLTLMITSKGIAGVPGVSFVVLLATLGSVMPMEQATLGLAFIAGVDRIMDMARTALNVVGNSLAALVIAKWEGQFDEDKARRYEAEMLGIEEDQNREVLDDQALQVPLVLSKAEQD, encoded by the coding sequence ATGAAAGGATTTAAATTAACGCTCGCGTGGCAAATTTTAATTGCCTTAATTTTAGGGATCGCCGTGGGGACGGTGCTTCATAATCAACCGGAGACGGCCACCTGGGTCGATGGGTTGATTCAAAATGGATTTAAACCAGCGGGTGAGATCTTTATTCGCTTGATTAAAATGATTGTGGTGCCGATTGTCTTTGCGACGATTGTGGTCGGCGTTGCAGGTATGGGGGATTCGAAAAAGCTCGGTCGGATCGGCTTTAAATCGATTCTCTACTTTGAGATTATTACCACCATTGCGATTGTGGTCGGGATTACGGCGGCGAATCTCTTTCATCCGGGAACGGGGATTGATGTGTCGGCGTTAACGCAAAGTGATATCTCCCAGTACGCGCAAGGGGCGGTGTCGGTTCAGCATGATAATCACTTTGTGAAAACGCTGTTAGGCCTCATTCCAACCAATATTGTGGACTCGATGGCAAAAGGAGATATGCTTGCGATTATCTTCTTTGCGGTGATCTTTGGCGTCTCTCTAGCCGGTCTTTCGAGCGATAAACGCAATCCGTTAATTAATGTGTTAAATAGCGTTGCGGAGACGATGTTTCGGGTGACCAATTTGATTATGCGTTACGCGCCGATTGGGGTGTTTGCTCTCATTGCTGTCACGGTGACGCAATTTGGATTTGAGTCGCTGATTCCGCTCTTAAAACTAGTGGTCCTTGTGTATGCGGCGATTATCTTCTTTGCGATTGTGGTCTTAGGGGGAGTGGCGAAACTCTTTGGGCTCAATATCTTTAAGTTGATGGCGATTTTAAAAGATGAATTGATTCTTGCTTATTCAACCTCAAGCTCTGAAAGTGTGCTTCCGCGCATTATGCAAAAGATGGAAGCCTATGGCGCACCGAAAGCGATTACGGGGTTTGTGATTCCAACAGGATATTCCTTTAACCTCGATGGCTCGACGCTCTACCAGAGCATTGCGGCGATCTTCGTGGCGCAATTATTTGGCATTGATCTCTCGATTTGGCAGGAGATTACTCTTGTTTTAACGCTGATGATTACCTCAAAAGGGATTGCGGGCGTTCCAGGCGTGTCGTTTGTGGTATTACTTGCAACCTTAGGCAGCGTTATGCCGATGGAGCAAGCAACTTTAGGACTTGCCTTTATTGCCGGTGTCGACCGCATTATGGATATGGCGCGTACCGCGTTAAATGTGGTGGGGAACTCTCTTGCTGCACTTGTAATTGCGAAATGGGAAGGGCAGTTTGATGAGGATAAAGCTCGCCGTTATGAAGCTGAAATGTTAGGGATCGAGGAGGATCAAAACCGAGAGGTTTTGGACGATCAAGCGTTACAGGTGCCGCTCGTTTTATCAAAGGCAGAGCAGGATTAA
- a CDS encoding argininosuccinate synthase, with translation MDKVNKVVLAYSGGLDTSVILKWLQDEYNCEVVTFTADIGQGEEVEPAREKAQALGVKEIYIDDLREEFARDFIFPMFRANAIYEGEYLLGTSIARPLISKRLIEIANETNADAISHGATGKGNDQVRFELGAYALKPDVKVIAPWREWDLMSREKLLNYAEKNNIVIDRHGKKSPYSMDANLLHISYEGLLLEDPWAEPEADMWRWTVSPEEAPNTPTYLELTYEKGDIVAIDGERLSPATVMARLNKLAGDNGIGRVDIVENRYVGMKARGCYETPAGTIMLKAHRAIESITLDREVAHLKDELMPRYASLIYNGYWWSPEREMLQTMIDKSQEYVNGVVRLKLYKGNVIVVGRKSDDSLFDESIATFEDDEGAYNQKDAEGFIKLNALRMRIAAKRNR, from the coding sequence ATGGATAAAGTAAACAAAGTCGTCCTCGCCTACTCTGGCGGCCTGGACACCTCTGTGATCTTAAAATGGCTACAAGATGAGTATAACTGTGAAGTGGTAACCTTTACCGCTGATATCGGACAAGGCGAAGAAGTTGAACCTGCACGCGAAAAAGCGCAAGCATTAGGGGTTAAAGAGATCTATATCGACGATCTACGCGAAGAGTTTGCTCGTGACTTTATCTTTCCAATGTTCCGTGCCAATGCAATTTATGAAGGCGAATACCTTTTAGGGACTTCAATCGCGCGTCCGTTAATCTCAAAACGCTTAATCGAAATCGCCAATGAAACCAACGCAGATGCGATCTCACACGGCGCAACCGGTAAAGGAAACGACCAAGTACGTTTCGAGCTGGGTGCTTATGCACTTAAACCCGACGTTAAAGTGATCGCACCATGGCGTGAGTGGGACTTAATGTCACGTGAAAAGCTCCTCAATTATGCTGAGAAAAACAACATCGTGATCGACCGTCACGGTAAAAAATCACCTTATTCAATGGATGCTAACTTACTTCATATCTCCTATGAAGGTCTCCTCTTGGAAGATCCATGGGCAGAGCCAGAAGCGGACATGTGGCGCTGGACGGTTTCTCCTGAAGAGGCTCCAAACACCCCAACTTACTTAGAATTAACCTATGAAAAAGGGGACATCGTTGCGATCGATGGCGAGCGTTTATCACCTGCAACGGTGATGGCACGCCTTAACAAACTCGCAGGCGACAACGGAATTGGCCGTGTGGACATCGTAGAAAACCGTTACGTGGGTATGAAAGCTCGCGGATGCTACGAAACCCCAGCTGGCACCATCATGCTTAAAGCACACCGCGCGATCGAATCAATCACCTTAGACCGTGAAGTTGCACACCTTAAAGATGAATTAATGCCACGTTACGCAAGCCTCATCTATAACGGTTACTGGTGGAGCCCTGAGCGTGAAATGCTTCAAACCATGATCGACAAATCACAAGAATATGTGAACGGTGTAGTTCGCCTTAAACTCTACAAAGGCAACGTCATTGTTGTTGGCCGTAAATCAGACGATTCTCTCTTTGATGAATCAATCGCAACGTTTGAAGATGACGAAGGCGCATACAACCAAAAAGACGCGGAAGGCTTCATCAAGCTCAACGCGCTTAGAATGCGTATCGCAGCAAAACGTAATCGTTAA
- the trkA gene encoding Trk system potassium transporter TrkA codes for MKILILGAGQVGSTVAHVFSKEAQNEITIIDSHYEPLAALKEQYDIRTIRGNAAHPTVLEEADAASADIIIAVTSSDEVNIVACQLAYSLFNVKLKIARLRSQAYIEHSDNIFGYKINSAFNIDVVISPEILVTDQIKNIIELPGAHDVLRFAKGKALMISTDIQEGAPFAYRSIAEIREKLPHINVNFTVLFRDGEEFFPNGETVLLPGDYLYFLTARHQARHLIEKLNPTNKTAKKIIIAGGGNIGAQLAETLETFAQVKVIETDSDRAHRLSSNLNNSLVLQGDCTDENLLFEENIETTDIFCAVTNDDQTNILSSMLAKRLGAKYAMTLINRSSFLELIQEESKIDLAFSPQQVTLSTLLTYIRKGDVVQVYSLGLGSAEAIEIVAHGTEESSKLIGKHICDIKWPEGTILSGIIRKGNVLIINDETLIEDDDHIILYINNKDSIPEIEELFKINN; via the coding sequence ATGAAGATTTTAATTTTAGGCGCAGGTCAGGTTGGCTCCACGGTTGCGCACGTCTTTTCGAAAGAGGCGCAAAATGAGATTACGATTATCGATAGTCACTACGAACCGTTAGCGGCCCTTAAAGAGCAATATGATATCCGTACCATTCGTGGTAACGCGGCGCATCCCACCGTTTTAGAGGAAGCGGATGCTGCCAGTGCCGATATTATAATTGCCGTTACATCAAGTGATGAGGTCAATATTGTGGCCTGTCAGCTTGCCTATTCTCTCTTTAATGTCAAACTCAAAATTGCCCGTCTGCGCTCCCAAGCCTATATCGAGCATTCCGACAATATCTTTGGTTATAAGATCAATTCAGCATTTAATATTGACGTGGTGATCAGCCCGGAAATTTTAGTAACCGATCAGATTAAAAATATTATCGAGCTTCCCGGCGCGCACGATGTGCTACGTTTTGCCAAAGGGAAAGCGCTGATGATCTCTACCGACATTCAAGAAGGCGCACCCTTTGCCTATCGCTCCATTGCTGAGATCCGCGAGAAACTGCCCCATATTAATGTTAATTTCACCGTACTCTTTCGCGATGGGGAGGAATTTTTCCCAAATGGTGAAACCGTACTTCTTCCGGGGGATTATCTCTACTTTTTAACGGCGCGTCATCAAGCCCGACATCTCATTGAAAAGCTCAATCCCACCAATAAAACGGCGAAGAAAATTATTATCGCAGGTGGCGGGAATATCGGCGCGCAACTGGCGGAAACACTCGAAACCTTTGCGCAAGTTAAAGTGATTGAAACCGATTCCGATCGGGCGCACCGCTTAAGCTCCAATCTCAATAATAGCCTAGTGCTTCAAGGCGACTGTACCGATGAAAACCTTCTCTTTGAAGAGAATATCGAAACCACCGATATTTTCTGCGCGGTAACGAACGACGATCAGACCAATATCTTATCGAGCATGCTCGCAAAACGGCTTGGAGCAAAATATGCGATGACGCTGATTAATCGTTCCTCCTTTTTGGAATTGATTCAAGAAGAATCGAAGATTGACCTTGCCTTTTCACCGCAACAAGTCACCTTAAGTACGCTCCTGACCTACATCCGTAAAGGCGATGTGGTGCAGGTCTATTCACTTGGACTTGGCAGCGCGGAAGCGATTGAAATTGTCGCCCATGGTACAGAAGAGAGCTCGAAGCTCATCGGCAAACATATATGTGACATAAAATGGCCCGAGGGAACCATTTTATCTGGTATCATACGGAAAGGTAACGTCCTCATCATCAACGATGAAACGTTAATCGAAGATGATGACCACATAATTCTTTATATCAACAATAAAGATAGCATCCCTGAAATTGAAGAACTTTTCAAAATCAATAATTAG
- the mgtE gene encoding magnesium transporter, with the protein MVIQDLKMSFAEDTVGSLMSHEFIRIPEDYTADEAIVYLRQNVRGKANIHYIYVVDSTEKIKGVLSLRELLGAKGDLILKEFMKKELIVLDSNLDQELAARIFQDTDLVTIPVVDEERHMIGVIHVDAMMDVMQEEATEDIHKMASISVDDEKIEGGLLKAPSLWLYVKRMPWLVILVFVNLLSGAGIANYEELIGQYVHVVFFLPLLIASGGNTGSQSTTLVIRSMAVGDVKAQDWFKVIMKELSVAILLGLTMAIAIAGIGYYRGVHSAMGNVGLETAIAVGSSMVIVVLFGGLLGAILPFIFRWFKLDPATASTPLVTSICDIAGVFIYFGIASMFLNIG; encoded by the coding sequence ATGGTCATTCAAGATCTCAAGATGAGCTTTGCAGAAGATACCGTCGGTTCGTTAATGAGCCACGAGTTTATCCGCATTCCTGAAGATTATACCGCTGATGAAGCGATTGTATATCTGCGCCAAAATGTGCGTGGAAAGGCCAATATTCACTATATCTATGTGGTCGATAGCACCGAAAAGATTAAGGGCGTACTCTCACTTCGCGAGCTCTTAGGCGCAAAAGGCGACCTTATTTTAAAAGAGTTTATGAAAAAAGAGCTCATTGTGCTCGATTCAAATCTCGACCAAGAACTTGCCGCGCGAATCTTCCAAGATACCGACCTTGTCACCATTCCCGTTGTGGATGAAGAGCGTCATATGATTGGGGTAATCCACGTCGATGCGATGATGGACGTTATGCAGGAAGAGGCTACCGAAGATATTCATAAAATGGCGTCGATCTCGGTGGACGATGAGAAAATTGAGGGTGGGCTATTAAAAGCGCCATCGCTCTGGCTCTACGTTAAACGGATGCCGTGGCTGGTAATTTTAGTCTTTGTGAATCTATTATCCGGCGCGGGGATTGCCAATTATGAAGAATTAATTGGGCAATACGTTCACGTGGTATTCTTCTTACCGCTTTTGATTGCAAGTGGTGGAAATACCGGATCGCAATCGACGACGCTGGTGATTCGTTCGATGGCAGTCGGTGATGTTAAAGCGCAAGATTGGTTTAAAGTGATAATGAAAGAGCTTTCCGTTGCGATCCTCCTTGGGCTGACGATGGCGATTGCGATCGCAGGGATTGGTTATTATCGTGGCGTGCATAGTGCGATGGGGAATGTGGGGCTAGAAACAGCGATTGCGGTCGGTTCATCGATGGTGATTGTTGTGCTTTTCGGAGGCCTCCTCGGGGCGATTCTCCCCTTTATCTTCCGTTGGTTTAAACTTGACCCGGCAACGGCGAGCACACCGCTTGTCACCTCAATTTGTGATATCGCAGGGGTCTTTATCTATTTTGGCATTGCGAGCATGTTTTTAAATATTGGTTAA
- a CDS encoding MFS transporter, which produces MLKRLESMIESFEPYLKRQNLAVALFGFSSGLPIMMTLMTLTYWLSSHGVKKEMIGLASLLGLPYAFKFLWAPLLDQYRLPLFGLFGRRKGWILFFQLGLALVFVGLSFIDPKSSPILTGLLIFILAFFSASQDIVIDAYRIDYLTPEEQSYGSSSSLMTYRLGMLVMGAGVLSLSDYLSWGIIFMLLAGLFMTLAIATLFITEPEIMLEADKSEEHDAPKTIKGHLRNLFKSTMLTFKQFFIRDKSLIILFFIICYKLPDAISGVMVADFYTDMGYNGTQIGVVTKVYGLIATLIGAFVAGSVIRTIGIYKSLLYSAVAIGVTNLGYLLILHYPTIHSLVIAITLENFVSGFASALFIMFLSLLCDRNYSATQYALLSSLSAVGLRLLGGSSGFLVAEYGWYDFFIGTAFLFIPGVILLFVIRREVKPLTPME; this is translated from the coding sequence ATGTTAAAACGACTGGAATCGATGATTGAATCCTTCGAGCCGTATCTTAAACGGCAAAATTTAGCGGTAGCGCTATTTGGATTCTCCTCCGGGCTTCCGATTATGATGACGTTGATGACGCTCACCTATTGGCTCTCAAGCCACGGCGTCAAAAAAGAGATGATCGGACTTGCCTCGCTTTTAGGATTACCATATGCCTTTAAATTCCTGTGGGCACCACTTCTTGATCAATATCGCTTGCCGCTATTTGGATTATTTGGGCGCCGTAAAGGTTGGATTCTCTTTTTTCAGCTCGGTTTAGCACTCGTTTTTGTCGGATTATCGTTTATCGATCCGAAATCCTCGCCGATATTAACGGGGTTATTGATCTTTATTCTCGCCTTTTTCTCTGCAAGCCAAGACATTGTGATTGACGCTTATCGCATTGACTATTTAACGCCGGAAGAGCAGTCTTATGGCAGCAGTAGCTCGCTGATGACCTATCGTTTAGGGATGCTCGTCATGGGTGCAGGTGTGCTCAGTCTTTCGGACTATTTAAGTTGGGGAATTATCTTTATGCTACTCGCGGGGCTTTTTATGACGCTCGCGATTGCTACGCTATTTATCACGGAGCCCGAGATCATGCTTGAAGCGGATAAGAGCGAAGAACATGATGCGCCAAAAACGATTAAAGGCCATCTGCGTAATCTTTTTAAGAGTACGATGCTTACCTTTAAGCAATTTTTTATCCGCGATAAATCTCTGATAATCCTATTTTTTATTATCTGTTATAAATTGCCCGATGCGATTTCTGGCGTAATGGTGGCAGATTTTTATACCGATATGGGCTATAACGGCACTCAAATTGGGGTGGTTACTAAAGTTTACGGGCTTATTGCAACGCTCATAGGCGCGTTTGTGGCGGGAAGTGTGATCCGTACGATCGGAATTTATAAAAGCCTCCTCTATTCGGCGGTTGCGATCGGGGTGACGAATTTAGGCTATCTATTAATTTTGCATTATCCGACGATCCATTCATTAGTGATTGCGATCACGTTAGAGAATTTTGTCTCTGGGTTTGCGAGCGCGCTCTTTATTATGTTTTTAAGCTTGCTTTGCGACCGGAATTATTCGGCGACGCAATATGCGCTATTAAGTTCCCTTTCGGCGGTTGGGCTTCGTCTTCTTGGAGGGAGTTCGGGGTTTTTAGTGGCGGAATATGGTTGGTATGATTTCTTTATCGGCACGGCATTTCTCTTTATTCCGGGGGTGATTCTGCTCTTTGTGATTCGCCGAGAAGTCAAACCGTTAACGCCGATGGAATAA
- a CDS encoding fumarylacetoacetate hydrolase family protein — translation MSYIVIRHDKEPVRNIFCIGRNYIEHAHELNNPVPEAPLVFFKPTGTLLHEGSQIPLPVYSEDVHHEAELVLFINKDAEGLTKENALNFIGAIGLGLDLTARDIQSIEKSKGHPWSRSKGFKGAAPISKFIPFSEAAMPLGQIRFSLDVNGERRQTGHLSELIFDIPTLLEHLNSIYGLQKGDLVFTGTPKGVAKMKTGDEMSLKLTTSIDPDNPTANEIVTAEFTVA, via the coding sequence ATGAGTTACATTGTTATTCGCCATGATAAAGAACCGGTTCGTAACATTTTTTGCATTGGACGCAACTATATTGAGCACGCCCACGAGCTTAATAATCCGGTTCCCGAAGCCCCACTTGTATTTTTTAAGCCCACCGGCACGCTTCTTCATGAAGGGTCTCAGATTCCTCTTCCTGTCTATTCTGAGGATGTGCATCACGAGGCGGAACTGGTACTTTTCATCAATAAAGATGCCGAAGGACTCACCAAAGAGAATGCGCTCAATTTTATTGGGGCAATCGGACTTGGGCTTGATCTCACCGCGCGAGATATTCAATCAATTGAAAAATCAAAAGGGCATCCTTGGTCGCGCAGTAAAGGCTTTAAAGGCGCAGCGCCAATCTCAAAATTCATTCCCTTTTCAGAGGCCGCAATGCCGCTTGGACAGATTCGTTTTTCACTCGATGTCAATGGTGAGCGCCGTCAAACCGGGCATCTCTCTGAGCTGATTTTTGATATCCCCACGCTTTTGGAGCATTTAAATTCCATCTACGGTCTTCAGAAAGGGGATTTAGTCTTTACCGGTACACCCAAAGGCGTTGCCAAAATGAAGACTGGCGATGAGATGAGTCTTAAACTTACCACGTCAATTGACCCAGACAACCCCACGGCCAATGAGATCGTTACTGCTGAATTTACCGTTGCATAA
- a CDS encoding autotransporter outer membrane beta-barrel domain-containing protein, with protein MNHNKKRLYLLVSAILAGGIIYAAPATSTVTNLQELIDAGGVIKTSDTTALRISDTKLFKYDGVVDITHTLQNYLNYGIESLIVKNSDANFKQLIYTVDDNGTSTDEAIDGIYVETGTLKDNSFNGSRITIGENSTVNITGNAGEWVIGLQVLGATELYNAGIGSIFEANVGDNSTFSIKNLGKGKAQGIQAHNTGATINLGENSRIHTSTNKGDSEALGSSYGGTVIAKKGLNLLAESTAGNAYAIYAWHPNNIQDMHHSKVILNGGTMQARSDDPSKSAYSLYVWNGGNIIGKSGKYTLNGRIAAFSGEKGDAYIDMTFDPGSTITGNSYYSDGSEINFDLKGTTWNITEYSNINNLTFSDDDSVINFVGNEYTTLEIENLTGNGGLFNLRSSIAEDDGDYLYIINGSGSHKLGVKDSGVEITKPDEIEFPLVTDESGNTHFALTKVDGTNINAIDGGTYLFYLHNRDENNKKVWYLSAEKQIDPDPTDPNPIDPTPPILETTPSTDAVISLASAPQLIMANEMNNLRFRKGSVKANAESAGVWGRVIGDSTKIKEGPAHFDLEQMGLEIGADTVLTLDSGSLLLGGMANYSWSDVKHHRGGKSKVDSYSLGLYATYFFDNGFYLDGVLKYNHFDNELRARSTQGDIVSSDYSQHGYGLSLEAGYDWDLGNNLWIEPYGKLSYISVNSKDIKLSNGMEAHISSHDSLTSELGFSFGKDFNLENSTIFSPYVKFAWNHEFIDDNKVRINNRHNFVNDFSGDHIKAGVGFNAKIQDDLSLFGEVNYRSGSYIDDSVQANFGIRYNF; from the coding sequence ATGAACCATAACAAAAAACGCTTATATCTACTTGTGAGCGCGATTCTCGCCGGTGGAATCATCTACGCAGCTCCTGCAACGTCAACCGTCACAAATCTGCAGGAGTTAATTGATGCTGGAGGCGTGATTAAGACATCTGATACTACTGCTTTACGCATTTCAGATACGAAATTATTTAAGTATGATGGCGTTGTCGATATCACGCATACACTTCAGAACTACCTTAATTACGGAATCGAAAGTTTAATTGTAAAAAACTCAGATGCCAATTTTAAGCAATTGATTTATACAGTGGATGACAACGGCACATCAACGGACGAAGCTATTGATGGTATTTATGTTGAAACCGGAACTCTTAAGGATAATTCATTTAATGGCTCTCGTATAACCATCGGTGAAAACTCGACAGTTAACATCACAGGAAATGCTGGTGAGTGGGTTATTGGACTGCAAGTTTTAGGCGCGACTGAGCTCTATAATGCTGGAATCGGAAGCATTTTTGAGGCTAATGTTGGAGACAACTCTACATTTAGCATCAAAAACTTGGGCAAAGGCAAAGCGCAAGGCATACAGGCACATAATACAGGTGCCACTATCAATCTTGGAGAAAACTCTAGGATTCATACCTCTACTAATAAAGGAGATAGTGAGGCATTGGGGTCAAGCTATGGAGGAACTGTAATTGCAAAGAAAGGATTAAACCTCCTAGCAGAATCCACCGCTGGCAATGCATATGCTATCTATGCGTGGCATCCCAATAATATTCAAGACATGCACCACTCTAAAGTTATTTTAAATGGGGGCACGATGCAAGCACGATCAGATGATCCTTCAAAAAGTGCATATTCCCTATATGTATGGAATGGTGGAAACATCATAGGTAAATCAGGGAAATATACTTTAAATGGTCGTATTGCTGCTTTTTCTGGCGAAAAGGGTGATGCTTATATCGATATGACATTTGATCCAGGTTCGACTATTACCGGAAACTCTTATTACAGCGATGGGAGCGAAATCAACTTCGACCTAAAGGGTACAACCTGGAATATCACTGAATATTCTAATATCAACAATCTCACCTTTAGCGATGATGATTCAGTCATTAATTTTGTGGGTAACGAATATACCACGCTTGAAATTGAGAACCTCACTGGTAATGGCGGGCTTTTTAATCTCCGCTCCTCCATTGCAGAAGATGATGGGGATTACCTCTACATTATAAACGGGAGTGGAAGCCATAAGCTTGGCGTAAAAGACTCCGGTGTTGAGATCACTAAACCAGATGAAATAGAATTTCCTCTTGTAACGGATGAAAGTGGTAATACCCATTTTGCTCTCACGAAAGTAGATGGGACAAACATCAATGCGATCGATGGCGGTACCTACCTCTTTTATCTTCATAATCGTGATGAAAACAACAAAAAAGTTTGGTATTTAAGTGCTGAAAAACAGATCGATCCCGATCCAACGGATCCAAATCCGATCGATCCAACTCCACCAATCCTCGAAACAACGCCATCAACGGATGCAGTGATTAGTTTAGCGAGCGCGCCACAACTGATTATGGCAAACGAGATGAATAATCTTCGCTTTCGTAAAGGGAGCGTAAAAGCCAATGCAGAAAGCGCCGGCGTTTGGGGGCGTGTTATTGGGGATTCCACTAAAATTAAGGAAGGCCCTGCCCACTTTGACCTTGAACAAATGGGCTTAGAGATTGGGGCAGATACCGTGTTAACGCTCGATTCTGGATCACTTCTTCTTGGAGGAATGGCGAACTACAGCTGGTCCGATGTGAAACATCATCGTGGCGGCAAAAGTAAGGTCGATAGTTATTCATTAGGGCTTTATGCAACCTACTTTTTTGACAACGGATTTTATCTTGATGGGGTTTTAAAATATAACCATTTTGATAATGAACTTCGCGCCCGATCAACCCAAGGCGATATCGTCTCAAGTGACTATTCGCAACACGGGTATGGACTCTCGCTTGAAGCCGGATACGATTGGGATTTAGGTAATAATCTCTGGATCGAACCCTACGGGAAACTCAGCTATATCAGCGTCAATAGTAAAGACATTAAACTCAGCAATGGCATGGAAGCGCATATCAGCTCACACGATTCCCTCACAAGTGAACTGGGCTTTAGCTTCGGGAAAGATTTTAATCTCGAAAATAGCACCATTTTCTCACCCTATGTGAAATTTGCGTGGAATCACGAATTTATTGATGACAATAAAGTCCGCATTAATAATCGCCACAATTTCGTCAATGATTTCTCAGGCGATCACATCAAAGCCGGCGTCGGTTTTAACGCAAAAATCCAAGATGATTTATCCCTTTTTGGTGAAGTAAATTATCGTTCAGGTAGTTATATCGACGACTCCGTCCAAGCGAACTTTGGAATCCGTTATAACTTCTAA
- the fdhE gene encoding formate dehydrogenase accessory protein FdhE, which translates to MIPTGKIEAIIPVMPPRDQHFANRISELEKALKAHPGEPNLIFLKTLVEAEQNSFRKMDQFTFETNEKVPFFKSLDHYEEALNIALETTARFLQADLINDKVKAAIDTLLSLDNATRLNYFKAAHELNMDDVPAEYRLFIFSALHTVLYKIATTLKVSDDYLLLDKSLCPCCQSPAISSVIDADDNGLRYLVCSLCETKWHHVRSQCTHCKSSKDIQLISIDEEDLKATAETCGECNVYLKHIDRTKKDDRSKDPFIEDLLTLALDLALNEENFQRLTVNPYLG; encoded by the coding sequence ATGATACCTACAGGTAAAATTGAAGCCATTATTCCCGTCATGCCACCGCGTGATCAGCACTTTGCCAATCGCATTTCAGAGCTTGAAAAGGCCCTTAAAGCGCACCCTGGCGAACCGAATCTGATCTTCTTAAAAACGCTCGTGGAAGCGGAACAAAATAGTTTCCGCAAAATGGATCAATTCACCTTTGAAACCAATGAAAAAGTGCCCTTCTTTAAGTCACTTGATCATTACGAAGAGGCGCTCAATATCGCCTTAGAGACCACGGCACGTTTTTTGCAAGCCGATCTCATTAACGATAAGGTGAAAGCCGCCATCGATACGCTGTTATCACTCGATAATGCAACCCGTTTAAACTATTTTAAAGCAGCCCATGAGCTCAATATGGACGACGTTCCAGCGGAGTATCGCCTCTTTATTTTTAGCGCGCTGCATACAGTGTTATACAAAATTGCAACGACACTCAAGGTGTCGGACGATTATCTTTTACTAGATAAATCGCTCTGCCCTTGTTGCCAAAGCCCTGCGATTAGCAGCGTGATTGATGCCGACGATAATGGCCTACGCTACCTTGTCTGTTCACTGTGCGAAACCAAATGGCACCACGTGCGCAGCCAATGCACCCATTGCAAAAGCTCAAAAGATATTCAGCTCATCTCAATTGATGAGGAAGATCTTAAAGCGACTGCCGAGACGTGCGGCGAATGCAACGTTTACCTCAAACACATTGATCGCACCAAAAAAGATGATCGTTCAAAAGACCCCTTTATTGAAGATCTTTTAACGCTCGCCTTAGACCTTGCGCTCAATGAAGAGAATTTCCAACGCTTAACGGTCAACCCCTATTTAGGCTAG